A single region of the Xenopus laevis strain J_2021 chromosome 4L, Xenopus_laevis_v10.1, whole genome shotgun sequence genome encodes:
- the rbl2.L gene encoding retinoblastoma-like protein 2 isoform X2, translating to MISDDLVNSYHLLLCALDLVYGNALQCPNRRDLLNPNFQGLPEDFCSKEYKAPSEAPCIIETLCGLHDGLVLEAKGIKEHFWKPYIRKLFDKKILKGKSDSLIGFLDPGNFADSVKAINKAYEGYVLSAGNLDERVFLEDVEEEVGSIGRCLNPSLGMESVERANVTYNLQQNFDRSLRVSTPLTRLKYINECSPCTTPVSNAMYCVSRLFTILTGLKPAPSERLLQMLRSCSRDPTKAISQRLKEMSEKFCENTVGEGENQFCIDITKKHFCLSEALYYKVLESIFEQEKKRLGDIDMSSILEQDVFHRSLMSCCLEITIFSYKRPGNFPSIIAMFGLAPYHFYKVIEVVIKAEEGLCREVVKHLNNIEEQILECMAWTHDSPLWDKIQENDGKIPLCEEVLHPQHFEKSGGNGTTVSLTPRRKNEIRADASGLGRSVPSSPATLCDRYSSPATGPVRRRLFVDSDSPSEAGSPAKASPLSTDTVPTPPVPGQTLVTMATATVTANNGQTVTIPVQGIANENGGITFFPVQVNVSSQPHTVTSSVPPLTAQALAGPLNPQQIQVTGQVTVPQPGSPGQQNKQNLTSKLKKAGSLTLFCRRVYHLASIRLKDLCLKLDITDELRKKIWTCFEFSLVQCPELIKDRHLDQLLMCAVYVISKVTKEDTSFHNIMKCYRTQPHASSNVYRGVLLKKRRRRQSGSSDHILQPGSPSENTKDLCSREPSPVMRSSSTLPVPQPNSAPPTPTRIPASGSDFVEEERGDLVQFYNTIYIEKIKSFAMRYSHANSSDSTPLSPYPSMRAVSPRRIQLSHIHSIYISPYKEDVTTCPREKICYYFDRSPAKRLQEINSMIRTGETPTKKRGILLEDGSESPAKRICPENHSALIRRLQDVANDRGTH from the exons ATGATTAGTGATGACTTGGTAAACTCTTATCATCTCTTACTGTGTGCTTTGGACCTTGTATATGGAAATGCCCTTCAATGTCCTAACCGCCGTGATCTTTTAAACCCAAACTTTCAAG GCCTACCTGAAGATTTTTGCAGCAAAGAGTATAAAGCTCCCTCAGAAGCTCCCTGCATCATTGAAACACTCTGTGGCCTCCATGATGGGTTGGTTCTAGAGGCCAAGGGAATCAAAGAACATTTTTGGAAGCCCTACATACGTAAACTTTTTGACAAAAAG ATACTGAAGGGGAAGTCTGACTCTCTTATAGGATTCTTAGATCCAGGAAACTTTGCAGATAGTGT GAAAGCTATAAATAAAGCATATGAAGGTTATGTGCTGTCTGCTGGGAATTTGGATGAAAGAGTTTTCCTGGAGGATGTGGAGGAAGAAGTTGGGAGCATAGGACGTTGCCTGAATCCCTCATTGGGAATGGAGTCCGTAGAAAGGGCAAACGTAACATATAATCTACAGCAGAACTTTGACAGG tctCTTCGGGTCTCCACACCGCTTACCagattaaaatacataaatgaatGCAGCCCATGTACCACTCCTGTGTCAAATGCCATGTACTGTGTTAGCCGTCTTTTCACCATTCTGACTGGATTAAAACCTGCTCCCAGTGAGAGACTGCTGCAAATGCTTAG ATCATGTTCCAGAGATCCTACCAAGGCAATATCCCAGCGGCTAAAGGAAATGTCAGAAAAATTTTGTGAGAATACTGTCGGTGAGGGAGAAAACCAGTTCTGCATAG ATATTACAAAAAAGCATTTTTGCCTTTCTGAAGCGCTGTATTACAAAGTATTGGAATCCATTTTTGAACAGGAGAAGAAAAGACTGGGTGATATAGATATGTCG AGCATTCTGGAACAAGATGTTTTTCATCGCTCCTTGATGTCTTGTTGCCTTGAAATCACTATATTTTCTTACAAGCGTCCTGGAAACTTCCCCAGTATCATTGCCATGTTTGGGCTGGCACCATATCACTTTTACAAG GTTATTGAAGTTGTTATTAAAGCAGAAGAAGGCCTGTGTCGGGAAGTGGTGAAGCATCTTAACAACATTGAGGAACAGATTTTGGAGTGCATGGCATGGACACATGATTCACCTTTGTGGGACAAGATCCAagaaaatgatggaaagatcccaCTATGCGAGGAG gTCTTGCATCCACAGCATTTTGAGAAATCTGGTGGCAATGGTACTACAGTATCTCTTACCCCAAGAAGAAAAAATGAGATAAGAGCTGATGCTTCAGGTTTAGGAAGGA gTGTTCCCTCATCCCCAGCCACATTGTGTGATAGATACAGCTCTCCTGCCACTGGTCCAGTGCGTCGGCGCCTCTTTGTAGACTCGGATAGTCCATCGGAGGCAGGGAGCCCAGCAAAGGCTTCTCCACTTTCCACTGATACTGTACCAACTCCACCTGTTCCTGGGCAGACTTTGGTAACCATGGCTACTGCAACTGTCACAGCAAATAATGGCCAAACTGTTACTATCCCTGTGCAAG GTATTGCCAATGAAAATGGAGGAATCACATTCTTCCCAGTGCAGGTCAATGTAAGCAGTCAGCCTCACACTGTAACCAGCTCTGTGCCACCCCTCACTGCTCAGGCTCTTGCAGGCCCACTCAATCCTCAGCAGATTCAAGTCACAGGTCAAGTCACTGTTCCACAGCCAGGATCTCCTGGTCAACAGAATAAGCAGAATCTGACCAGCAAACTGAAGAAGGCCGGCTCCTTGACTCTCTTCTGTAGAAGG GTGTACCATTTAGCCAGCATCCGTCTCAAAGACCTTTGCCTGAAACTGGATATTACAGATGAACTGCGGAAAAAAATTTGGACTTGCTTTGAGTTCTCACTTGTCCAGTGTCCTGAACTGATAAAGGACCGACACTTAGACCAACTGCTGATGTGTGCTGTGTATGTGATCTCCAAG GTGACCAAGGAAGATACTTCATTTCACAACATCATGAAGTGCTATCGTACACAACCACATGCAAGCAGCAAT GTATACAGAGGCGTTCTcttaaagaaaagaagaagaaggcagtcAGGAAGCAGTGACCATATCCTCCAGCCAGGCTCCCCATCAGAGAATACAAAGGATCTCT GTAGCAGAGAGCCTAGTCCTGTAATGAGATCCAGCAGCACTTTACCTGTTCCCCAACCCAACAGTGCTCCCCCAACACCCACACGAATCCCAGCATCTGGTAGTGACTTTGTAGAAGAGGAGAGGGGAGATCTTGTTCAGTTCTACAACACCATCTACATTGAGAAAATCAAAAGCTTTGCAATGAGATACTCTCATGCCAATTCA AGTGACAGTACACCTCTTTCTCCTTACCCTTCAATGAGAGCTGTATCACCAAGACGTATTCAGCTGTCACATATTCATTCAATCTACATCTCTCCCTACAAAGAAGATGTCACCACTTGTCCTCGTGAGAAGATCTGCTACTACTTTGACCGTAGCCCAGCAAAG aggctACAGGAGATAAACAGTATGATAAGAACTGGAGAGACCCCCACTAAGAAGAGAGGCATCCTTTTGGAAGATGGCAGTGAGTCACCAGCCAAGCGTATATGCCCAGAAAACCATAGTGCTCTTATAAGAAGACTTCAAGATGTAGCTAATGACAGAGGGACTCACTGA
- the rbl2.L gene encoding retinoblastoma-like protein 2 isoform X1, with protein sequence MIKMEEEDGEGKQAEEQLRCRYDELCSSLNMDERARGEAWENYSRISQNYTLEGNDLHWLACALYVACRQTIPTVGRGTVEGNYVSLTRILSSSQLSLIEFFNKIKKWEDMANLPSEFRTRTKKLERNFTVTAVLFKKYHPIFIKVFRSPLEEQPRQHRGRKQRRQPCTVSEVYQFCWALFIHTKGNFPMISDDLVNSYHLLLCALDLVYGNALQCPNRRDLLNPNFQGLPEDFCSKEYKAPSEAPCIIETLCGLHDGLVLEAKGIKEHFWKPYIRKLFDKKILKGKSDSLIGFLDPGNFADSVKAINKAYEGYVLSAGNLDERVFLEDVEEEVGSIGRCLNPSLGMESVERANVTYNLQQNFDRSLRVSTPLTRLKYINECSPCTTPVSNAMYCVSRLFTILTGLKPAPSERLLQMLRSCSRDPTKAISQRLKEMSEKFCENTVGEGENQFCIDITKKHFCLSEALYYKVLESIFEQEKKRLGDIDMSSILEQDVFHRSLMSCCLEITIFSYKRPGNFPSIIAMFGLAPYHFYKVIEVVIKAEEGLCREVVKHLNNIEEQILECMAWTHDSPLWDKIQENDGKIPLCEEVLHPQHFEKSGGNGTTVSLTPRRKNEIRADASGLGRSVPSSPATLCDRYSSPATGPVRRRLFVDSDSPSEAGSPAKASPLSTDTVPTPPVPGQTLVTMATATVTANNGQTVTIPVQGIANENGGITFFPVQVNVSSQPHTVTSSVPPLTAQALAGPLNPQQIQVTGQVTVPQPGSPGQQNKQNLTSKLKKAGSLTLFCRRVYHLASIRLKDLCLKLDITDELRKKIWTCFEFSLVQCPELIKDRHLDQLLMCAVYVISKVTKEDTSFHNIMKCYRTQPHASSNVYRGVLLKKRRRRQSGSSDHILQPGSPSENTKDLCSREPSPVMRSSSTLPVPQPNSAPPTPTRIPASGSDFVEEERGDLVQFYNTIYIEKIKSFAMRYSHANSSDSTPLSPYPSMRAVSPRRIQLSHIHSIYISPYKEDVTTCPREKICYYFDRSPAKRLQEINSMIRTGETPTKKRGILLEDGSESPAKRICPENHSALIRRLQDVANDRGTH encoded by the exons GGAAATGATCTGCACTGGCTCGCATGTGCATTGTATGTTGCCTGTAGGCAGACAATTCCAACAGTTGGAAGAGGAACAGTTGAAGGAAATTATGTATCCTTGACACGAATTCTAAGCTCTTCGCAACTGAG TTTGATTgagttttttaacaaaataaagaaGTGGGAAGACATGGCTAATTTACCATCAGAATTCAGGACAAGAACAAAGAAGCTAGAAAGGAATTTCACAGTCACTGCGGTGCTGTTCAAGAAGTATCATCCAATTTTTATAAAAGTTTTCAGGAGCCCACTAGAGGAGCAACCACGCCAGCACAGAGGACGAAAACAAAG ACGGCAACCCTGCACAGTGTCTGAAGTGTACCAGTTTTGCTGGGCGCTGTTCATTCATACTAAAG GAAACTTTCCTATGATTAGTGATGACTTGGTAAACTCTTATCATCTCTTACTGTGTGCTTTGGACCTTGTATATGGAAATGCCCTTCAATGTCCTAACCGCCGTGATCTTTTAAACCCAAACTTTCAAG GCCTACCTGAAGATTTTTGCAGCAAAGAGTATAAAGCTCCCTCAGAAGCTCCCTGCATCATTGAAACACTCTGTGGCCTCCATGATGGGTTGGTTCTAGAGGCCAAGGGAATCAAAGAACATTTTTGGAAGCCCTACATACGTAAACTTTTTGACAAAAAG ATACTGAAGGGGAAGTCTGACTCTCTTATAGGATTCTTAGATCCAGGAAACTTTGCAGATAGTGT GAAAGCTATAAATAAAGCATATGAAGGTTATGTGCTGTCTGCTGGGAATTTGGATGAAAGAGTTTTCCTGGAGGATGTGGAGGAAGAAGTTGGGAGCATAGGACGTTGCCTGAATCCCTCATTGGGAATGGAGTCCGTAGAAAGGGCAAACGTAACATATAATCTACAGCAGAACTTTGACAGG tctCTTCGGGTCTCCACACCGCTTACCagattaaaatacataaatgaatGCAGCCCATGTACCACTCCTGTGTCAAATGCCATGTACTGTGTTAGCCGTCTTTTCACCATTCTGACTGGATTAAAACCTGCTCCCAGTGAGAGACTGCTGCAAATGCTTAG ATCATGTTCCAGAGATCCTACCAAGGCAATATCCCAGCGGCTAAAGGAAATGTCAGAAAAATTTTGTGAGAATACTGTCGGTGAGGGAGAAAACCAGTTCTGCATAG ATATTACAAAAAAGCATTTTTGCCTTTCTGAAGCGCTGTATTACAAAGTATTGGAATCCATTTTTGAACAGGAGAAGAAAAGACTGGGTGATATAGATATGTCG AGCATTCTGGAACAAGATGTTTTTCATCGCTCCTTGATGTCTTGTTGCCTTGAAATCACTATATTTTCTTACAAGCGTCCTGGAAACTTCCCCAGTATCATTGCCATGTTTGGGCTGGCACCATATCACTTTTACAAG GTTATTGAAGTTGTTATTAAAGCAGAAGAAGGCCTGTGTCGGGAAGTGGTGAAGCATCTTAACAACATTGAGGAACAGATTTTGGAGTGCATGGCATGGACACATGATTCACCTTTGTGGGACAAGATCCAagaaaatgatggaaagatcccaCTATGCGAGGAG gTCTTGCATCCACAGCATTTTGAGAAATCTGGTGGCAATGGTACTACAGTATCTCTTACCCCAAGAAGAAAAAATGAGATAAGAGCTGATGCTTCAGGTTTAGGAAGGA gTGTTCCCTCATCCCCAGCCACATTGTGTGATAGATACAGCTCTCCTGCCACTGGTCCAGTGCGTCGGCGCCTCTTTGTAGACTCGGATAGTCCATCGGAGGCAGGGAGCCCAGCAAAGGCTTCTCCACTTTCCACTGATACTGTACCAACTCCACCTGTTCCTGGGCAGACTTTGGTAACCATGGCTACTGCAACTGTCACAGCAAATAATGGCCAAACTGTTACTATCCCTGTGCAAG GTATTGCCAATGAAAATGGAGGAATCACATTCTTCCCAGTGCAGGTCAATGTAAGCAGTCAGCCTCACACTGTAACCAGCTCTGTGCCACCCCTCACTGCTCAGGCTCTTGCAGGCCCACTCAATCCTCAGCAGATTCAAGTCACAGGTCAAGTCACTGTTCCACAGCCAGGATCTCCTGGTCAACAGAATAAGCAGAATCTGACCAGCAAACTGAAGAAGGCCGGCTCCTTGACTCTCTTCTGTAGAAGG GTGTACCATTTAGCCAGCATCCGTCTCAAAGACCTTTGCCTGAAACTGGATATTACAGATGAACTGCGGAAAAAAATTTGGACTTGCTTTGAGTTCTCACTTGTCCAGTGTCCTGAACTGATAAAGGACCGACACTTAGACCAACTGCTGATGTGTGCTGTGTATGTGATCTCCAAG GTGACCAAGGAAGATACTTCATTTCACAACATCATGAAGTGCTATCGTACACAACCACATGCAAGCAGCAAT GTATACAGAGGCGTTCTcttaaagaaaagaagaagaaggcagtcAGGAAGCAGTGACCATATCCTCCAGCCAGGCTCCCCATCAGAGAATACAAAGGATCTCT GTAGCAGAGAGCCTAGTCCTGTAATGAGATCCAGCAGCACTTTACCTGTTCCCCAACCCAACAGTGCTCCCCCAACACCCACACGAATCCCAGCATCTGGTAGTGACTTTGTAGAAGAGGAGAGGGGAGATCTTGTTCAGTTCTACAACACCATCTACATTGAGAAAATCAAAAGCTTTGCAATGAGATACTCTCATGCCAATTCA AGTGACAGTACACCTCTTTCTCCTTACCCTTCAATGAGAGCTGTATCACCAAGACGTATTCAGCTGTCACATATTCATTCAATCTACATCTCTCCCTACAAAGAAGATGTCACCACTTGTCCTCGTGAGAAGATCTGCTACTACTTTGACCGTAGCCCAGCAAAG aggctACAGGAGATAAACAGTATGATAAGAACTGGAGAGACCCCCACTAAGAAGAGAGGCATCCTTTTGGAAGATGGCAGTGAGTCACCAGCCAAGCGTATATGCCCAGAAAACCATAGTGCTCTTATAAGAAGACTTCAAGATGTAGCTAATGACAGAGGGACTCACTGA